The Mycobacterium avium subsp. avium genomic sequence ATCGAGTGGGCGCGCGAGATCAACGCGAAATCGCCTCAGGCGCAACGCATGCTGAAGTTCGCGTTCAACCTGCTCGACGACGGCCTGGTGGGCCAGCAGCTGTTCGCCGGCGAGGCCACCCGGCTGGCCTACATGACCGACGAGGCAGTCGAGGGCCGCGACGCCTTCCTGGAAAAGCGGCCGCCGGACTACAGCCGGTTCCCGCGCTACTTCTGAGGCGCCGCGCTGGCGCCGCGCTGGGGCCGCCGCGCCCGCGCGCCGCGCTGGGGCGCCCGAGCGTCACGCTGGCGTGACGCTCGGCGGCGCGCGTCACGCTGGCGTGACGCTCGGCGGCGTACGGGCCTCACGGCGGCGCCGCCTAGACTCGCGTCCCGTGAGCAAGAGTCCGCTTCGCCGGGTCGCCGACCAGTTGGTGCTGGCCACCATGCGACCGCCCATGGCCCCGCAGGTGCTGGTCAACCGGCCGCTGATCAAGCCGGTCGAGCTGGCCGGCAAGCGCGTGCTGCTCACCGGCGCCTCGTCGGGGATCGGCGAGGCGGCGGCCGAACAGTTCGCCCGCGAGGGCGCCCGGGTGGTCGTCGTCGCCCGCCGCAAGGACCTGCTGGACGCGCTGGCCGAGCGCATCACCCGGGCCGGCGGCGAGGCCATCGCGATGCCCTGCGACATCTCCGACCTGGACGCCGCCGACGCGCTGGTGGCCGACGTGCAACAGCAGCTCGGCGGCGTCGACATCCTGATCAACAACGCCGGCCGGTCCATCCGCCGCCCGCTGGCCGAGTCGCTGGAACGCTGGCACGACGTCGAGCGGACCATGGTGCTCAACTACTACGCGCCGTTGCGGCTGATCCGCGGCATCGCCCCGGGCATGATCGAGCGCGGCGACGGCCACATCATCAACGTCTCGACGTGGGGGGTGCTCTCGGAGGCCTCGCCGCTGTTCGCGGTCTACAACGCCTCCAAGGCCGCGCTGTCCACCGTCAGCCGGGTCGTCGAAACCGAGTGGGGCGACAAGGGGGTGCACTCCACCACGCTGTACTACCCGCTGGTGGCCACCCCGATGATCGCGCCGACCAAGGCCTACCAGGGGGTGCCGGCGCTGACGCCGGAGGAGGCGGGCCGGTGGATGATCACCGCCGCGCGCACCCGGCCGGTGCGCATCGCCCCGCGGATGGCGATCGCCGCCAAGGCGCTGGACACCTTCGGCCCGCGCTGGGTCAACGCCGTCATGCAGCGCCAGACCGTCCAGCCCAACCGCGAAGCCGGGGCCTGATTCGGCGCGTGTGATAGACACGAGGCTATGGAGATCCTGGCCAGCCGGATGCTGCTCCGGCCGGCGGACTATCAGCAGTCGTTGACGTTCTACCGCGACCGGATCGGCCTGGCGATAGCCCGCGAATACAGCGGCGGCACAGTCTTTTTCGCGGGGCAGTCGCTGCTGGAACTGGCCGGTTACGGCGCCCCGGACCACTCCGGCGGCCCGTTTCCCGGCGCGCTGTGGCTGCAGGTCCGCGACCTCGAGG encodes the following:
- a CDS encoding SDR family oxidoreductase translates to MSKSPLRRVADQLVLATMRPPMAPQVLVNRPLIKPVELAGKRVLLTGASSGIGEAAAEQFAREGARVVVVARRKDLLDALAERITRAGGEAIAMPCDISDLDAADALVADVQQQLGGVDILINNAGRSIRRPLAESLERWHDVERTMVLNYYAPLRLIRGIAPGMIERGDGHIINVSTWGVLSEASPLFAVYNASKAALSTVSRVVETEWGDKGVHSTTLYYPLVATPMIAPTKAYQGVPALTPEEAGRWMITAARTRPVRIAPRMAIAAKALDTFGPRWVNAVMQRQTVQPNREAGA
- a CDS encoding VOC family protein, whose translation is MEILASRMLLRPADYQQSLTFYRDRIGLAIAREYSGGTVFFAGQSLLELAGYGAPDHSGGPFPGALWLQVRDLEATQAELRGRGVAIAREARQEPWGLHEMHVVDPDGITLIFIQIPADHPLRRDTRGERQAKPG